The Cystobacter ferrugineus genome includes a window with the following:
- a CDS encoding thiamine pyrophosphate-dependent dehydrogenase E1 component subunit alpha: protein MSKPRLINREEEALPLDRELLVRMHDLMVKARVLEERLIQMYKQGHGYFWIGGPGEEAFNVPLGLLMKKGQGPAFDYLHAHYRQSATMLALGEEPIGSLRQMKNTASDPYSGGRNFAGHYSKREWNIAPVSSPIEVQYTMAPGTALAQKRHGGEGITIVTGGDAGTAEGDFASCLVWSSRPGMELPMLIIVTNNQWGISTPSNTQHGETHIADRGKAFNIRTRTIDGNDPILAYQELKEAMEYVRRERKPFLMEAMVSRLYGHSSASGANMVGSELDCLTRFEERLEKQGVLKRAEMDALRGRYTEEIAALARQVREEPLPAPETIWNHIFAERK, encoded by the coding sequence GTGTCCAAACCCCGCCTGATCAACCGCGAAGAGGAAGCGCTCCCGCTCGACCGGGAGCTGCTGGTCCGGATGCATGACCTGATGGTGAAGGCGCGCGTGCTCGAGGAGCGCCTCATCCAGATGTACAAGCAGGGGCACGGCTACTTCTGGATTGGTGGCCCCGGCGAGGAGGCATTCAACGTGCCGCTGGGCCTGCTGATGAAGAAGGGCCAGGGCCCGGCCTTCGACTACCTGCACGCGCACTACCGGCAGTCGGCCACCATGCTCGCGCTGGGTGAGGAGCCCATCGGGTCCTTGCGGCAGATGAAGAACACGGCCTCGGATCCGTACTCGGGTGGCCGCAACTTCGCGGGCCACTACTCCAAGCGCGAGTGGAACATCGCCCCGGTCTCCTCCCCCATCGAGGTGCAGTACACGATGGCGCCGGGCACGGCCCTGGCGCAGAAGCGCCATGGGGGAGAGGGCATCACCATCGTCACCGGCGGAGACGCGGGCACGGCCGAGGGAGATTTCGCCTCGTGCCTGGTGTGGAGCTCGCGCCCGGGCATGGAGCTGCCCATGCTCATCATCGTCACCAACAACCAGTGGGGCATCTCCACGCCGTCCAACACCCAGCACGGCGAGACGCACATCGCCGACCGCGGCAAGGCCTTCAACATCCGCACCCGGACGATCGACGGCAATGATCCGATCCTCGCCTACCAGGAGCTGAAGGAGGCCATGGAGTACGTGCGCCGCGAGCGCAAGCCCTTCCTCATGGAGGCCATGGTGTCGCGTCTGTACGGCCACTCGTCGGCGTCGGGCGCGAACATGGTGGGCAGCGAGCTGGACTGCCTGACGCGCTTCGAGGAGCGCCTGGAGAAGCAGGGCGTGCTCAAGCGGGCGGAGATGGACGCGCTGCGCGGCCGCTACACCGAGGAAATCGCCGCCCTGGCCCGCCAGGTGCGCGAGGAGCCGCTGCCGGCTCCCGAGACCATCTGGAACCACATCTTCGCGGAGAGGAAGTAA